In one Massilia endophytica genomic region, the following are encoded:
- a CDS encoding GNAT family N-acetyltransferase, whose protein sequence is MSKLNIRPARPDDVPHIFGMIYELAVFEKLEHMVVANEAMLLDALFGPRPPCEAIVGEEENGEVVTFALFFHNFSTFLCKKGLYLEDLYVKQNRRSKGYGKDMLVALAKLAVERGCGRFEWSVLDWNENAINFYEKMGAVVMPDWRICRVTGDALDALAAA, encoded by the coding sequence ATGAGCAAGTTGAACATCCGTCCCGCGCGTCCCGACGACGTGCCGCATATCTTTGGCATGATTTACGAACTGGCCGTGTTCGAGAAACTCGAGCATATGGTCGTGGCCAATGAGGCGATGCTGCTGGACGCGCTGTTCGGCCCTCGCCCGCCTTGTGAAGCCATCGTGGGAGAGGAAGAGAACGGCGAGGTGGTGACCTTCGCCCTCTTCTTCCACAACTTCTCCACCTTCCTCTGCAAGAAGGGGCTGTATCTCGAAGACCTGTATGTGAAGCAGAACCGCCGCAGCAAGGGCTATGGCAAGGACATGCTGGTGGCCCTGGCGAAGCTGGCCGTGGAGCGGGGGTGCGGCCGTTTCGAATGGTCCGTGCTGGACTGGAACGAGAACGCCATCAACTTCTACGAGAAGATGGGCGCGGTGGTGATGCCGGACTGGCGCATCTGCCGCGTGACGGGCGACGCACTGGACGCGCTGGCCGCCGCCTGA
- a CDS encoding ABC transporter permease/substrate-binding protein, with product MWIWLAASLFSLNACADEGTLRVGSKRFTESYILGEIIAQTAAPHVNTEHRQGLGNTAIVLEALKSGSIDIYPEYLGTIDQEILKNDKPGTLEDMRRALAPLGLGVAVRLGFNNSYALAVRGDMPLMSIADLAARKELKFGLSHEFIGRADGWPGLARRYGLPQQPKGLDHGIAYEALAQKEVDVIDIYSTDAKIAEYGLRVLADDKAYFPRYDAVLLYRLDLPQRFPQAWQALQRLEGRIGEKDMIAMNAAAELRGQAFAAIASQWIRRVPEAADRDRLRTGTPGTDPVRGLSPAAAESSLLARIFAPDLWPLTRQHLALVGISVAIACAIGIPLGVLAAFAAPLRQPVLAATGVLQTIPSLALLAMLIPLLGAIGTLPALVALTTYALLPIVRNTCTGIAGVPAGLRDAARALGLSWRQRLVHVELPLAMPVILAGVKTAAVMSVGTATIAAFIGAGGYGERITTGLALNDKQLLLAGALPAAVLALLTQAVFELAERWICKQPSSIGKIL from the coding sequence GTGTGGATCTGGCTGGCCGCCAGCCTCTTCTCCCTGAATGCCTGTGCCGACGAGGGCACGCTGCGCGTTGGCTCCAAGCGCTTTACCGAGTCCTATATCCTCGGCGAGATCATCGCGCAAACGGCGGCCCCGCATGTGAACACGGAGCATAGGCAGGGGCTGGGCAATACCGCCATCGTGCTCGAAGCGCTGAAGTCGGGCAGCATCGACATCTATCCTGAATACCTGGGCACCATCGACCAGGAAATCCTGAAGAACGACAAGCCTGGCACGCTGGAGGACATGCGCCGCGCGCTGGCGCCGCTGGGGCTTGGCGTAGCCGTGCGGCTCGGCTTCAACAACAGCTACGCGCTGGCGGTGCGCGGCGACATGCCGCTAATGTCAATCGCCGATCTGGCTGCGCGCAAGGAACTCAAGTTCGGCCTGTCGCATGAATTCATCGGCCGGGCGGACGGCTGGCCGGGCCTCGCACGCCGCTACGGGCTGCCACAGCAGCCGAAGGGGCTCGATCACGGCATCGCTTACGAAGCGCTGGCGCAGAAGGAGGTGGATGTCATCGACATCTATTCGACCGATGCCAAGATCGCCGAATACGGCTTGCGCGTGCTGGCCGACGACAAGGCCTACTTCCCGCGCTACGATGCCGTGCTTCTTTATCGCCTCGATCTGCCGCAGCGCTTTCCCCAGGCGTGGCAGGCCTTGCAGCGGCTTGAGGGGCGCATCGGCGAGAAGGACATGATTGCAATGAACGCGGCGGCGGAATTGCGGGGGCAGGCATTTGCGGCAATCGCCTCACAATGGATCAGGCGCGTCCCGGAAGCCGCTGACCGTGACCGGTTGCGGACTGGGACACCGGGGACAGACCCCGTCCGGGGTCTGTCCCCTGCGGCGGCGGAGAGTTCGCTGCTCGCGAGGATATTCGCGCCGGACCTGTGGCCTCTCACGCGGCAGCACCTCGCGCTGGTGGGAATCTCGGTGGCCATCGCCTGCGCCATCGGCATACCCCTCGGCGTGCTGGCCGCCTTCGCGGCGCCGCTGCGCCAGCCCGTGCTCGCCGCAACCGGCGTGCTGCAGACCATTCCCTCGCTGGCGCTGCTGGCCATGCTGATCCCCTTGCTCGGCGCCATCGGCACGCTGCCCGCGCTGGTGGCCCTGACGACCTACGCCCTGCTGCCCATCGTGCGCAACACCTGCACCGGCATCGCGGGCGTACCGGCCGGCCTGCGCGATGCGGCGCGGGCATTGGGCCTGAGCTGGCGCCAGCGCCTGGTGCACGTGGAACTGCCCCTGGCCATGCCGGTCATCCTGGCAGGGGTGAAGACGGCCGCCGTGATGAGTGTCGGCACGGCAACGATCGCGGCCTTTATCGGCGCGGGCGGCTACGGGGAGAGAATTACGACGGGCCTGGCCCTCAACGACAAGCAGCTGCTGCTGGCCGGCGCCCTGCCCGCCGCGGTGCTGGCACTGCTCACGCAGGCTGTTTTCGAGTTGGCCGAACGATGGATATGTAAGCAACCATCGAGTATCGGTAAGATTTTGTAA